The Leptospira meyeri region GAAAATTGACCAGTCTGCTTTTATGGAAGGTTCCATGAAACATCTTCGTCAATTTATGATTCGCCAGTTAGGGAAAGATGGAACCAAAGATGTGGCTTTGTTTCTGAAAATTGGGAAAGTACAAAACGTAAAATCTTTTGAAGATGTTCCATCTTACGTTTTGGTTCCCGCTTTTATGCTAAGTGAAATCAAAAAAGCATTTATCATCGGTATTTATATCTTCATACCATTTATTGTAATCGATTTGATTGTTGCGTCTGCCCTCCTTGCTATGGGTTTTATGATGTTGCCACCGGTGATGATTTCTCTTCCGTTAAAACTCATTCTTTTCATTTTGATTGATGGATGGAACCTACTTGTTTTGGAACTTGTAAGGAGTTATAAATGACAGAAGTAGACGTTGTTAACTTGATGCGAGAAGCATTCATTGTGACTCTAAAAATATCCAGTCCCATCTTGATTACTGCACTTGTTGTGGGGCTGATTGTTGGAATTTTACAAACCACAACTTCGATCCAAGAACCTACAATTGCTTTTGTTCCCAAACTTGTTTCTATTTTTGCTGTGATAGTATTTTTTTCGGCTTGGATGGTGCGGGTGATGACAGACTATACTCGTGAAATTTTTTTTATGATAGAAAAGATATGATATGGAATCATTTGTTTTACACTTTCAATCTTTTCTCTTTGTCTTAGTTCGACTACTCGGACTTTTTTTGGTAGCACCATTTTTCTCTTCTGAATCAATCAACTTTTCACTCCGAATGATTTTTTCCTTTATGGTTTCGTTGATTGTTTATCCAGTTGTGGCAACTTACATGCCACCAGTTCCCGGCCATATGATCAATTTTGGAATCCTAATTCTTTCTGAATTGTTGGTAGGAGTATTTATTGGATTTCTCGTCTCACTAGTGTTTGCTGCCTTTCAAATGGCTGGAGAATTTTTTAATAACCAAATTGGATTTGGTTATACGGAAATTTTGGATCCAGTTACTCAAAACTCACTTCCTGCGATTGGTACCATGAAAAATTTGATGGCAACCGCTCTTTTTCTCGTGATAGGAGCACATCGATTTCTCATTGAAACATTAGCCTATTCTTTTGAAAAAATTAGAATCATTGCTTTTACGGGAAAGGTAAATGCTGGGCTCTATAAGTTGATGGAAGAAGCGATCGGTGCTATGTTTGTTGTTAGCTTTAAAATTGCACTTCCTGTGATGGGAATTCTATTTTTGGTTTCCCTTGCAGAAGGCCTAATGGGAAAAGCTGCCCAACAGATGAATGTAATGTCAATGTCGTTCCCACTGAAAGTTTTTATTGGAACACTCACTCTCATTGCAACCCTTACTTTCATCGCAACTCAAATGGTACAAGGAATTCAGATTTCCATGGATAAGGCAAATTTACTCATCCGGGAGTGGCCAAACTTATGAAAGGGAAATTAAAGTTCTTCTTTGCTAAGATAACCGCATGGATAGAGGCTGTGACCAAACCTTTGTTTGGTGGAATTCGTTTTTTGTCATTTGGCCTTGCTGAAGATTTGCAAACAGATTTATTTTCAAAGGATCTTCGTTTTACTACCGGTTATTATGCGATAGAACTCCAACTCTTCGCTGCAGCTGATGAAGGTCGAACTGAACCGCCGAGTGAACGTCGTAGAAGAGAAGAAAAGGAAAAGGGAAATGTCCCGAAATCCAACGAAGTAGCGTCCACTCTTGTTTTGTTAGGTGGAACGGGTGTTTTGTTTATCTTGGGTGATACATTTATAAGAAACACTGCAATTTTTATTAAAAAATATCTCCCCATGGGCATGAAACTTGACCGGTTCGGGGCAGAGGAATTCCGGGTGATCCTTGCCGGTGTTTCCCGTGATTTTTTTAATCTGCTTTGGCCTATCCTTGCAATTACACTTGTATTTGCTATTGTTGGGAATGTGGTGCAGGTGGGATTTATGTTTTCGCCGAGAGCACTTTCATTTCGATTTGATCGAATCGCTCCCAACTTTAAACGGGTTTTGCCAAATCGCCAAACATTATTTAATTTAGTTAAGTCTCTCGCAAAAGTAGTGTTAATTGGTGTAATAAGTTATGTTTTAATATCAGGTGACTTTTTGAAAGTTCTTTTGACAGGAAATATGGGAATGATGCAGGCCATTACTCTCATTACGTATTCTGGATTTAAGATTATGATGGCTGCTGGACTTTTGTTACTTGGAATCGCTGTTGCTGACTTTTTTTTCCAAAAGTCCGAATTTGAAGAATCTCTTAAACAAACTCCTTCTGAAGCCAAACGAGAGATGAAAGAAGATTCTGGTGATCCAGTGATGAAAAACCGAAGGATGCAATTGGCAAGGGATATGATGCAAGGAAATATGCTTCGTGAAGTCCCGAAAGCCGATGTTGTCATTACCAATCCTACTCATTATTCGGTGGCATTATCTTATGAAATGGGAAGGGATTCAGCACCAAGAGTAATTGCTAAAGGTGAGAATCGCCTAGCGCTTGAAATACGAAGGATTGCTCGTGAAAACGATGTCCCTATTATAGAAAGTCCCAAACAAGCACGCCTTTTATATGCGCAAGTGGAAGTGGGAGAAGAGATCCCACAAGAATTCTTCCAAGCAGTGGTGCAAATCCTCATCACTCTTGAGAAGTTCAAAAAAAAAGTAGGAATGGCATAAGCAAATGAACTTTAGAGACATACTCAAACAATCCGATGTGGTTTTAGGGGTGGGAACACTTCTGATTTTGGGAATGTTGATTGTCCCTTTACCGGGATTTGTCTTGGACATTCTGATAGTAGTGAGTATTGGGCTTGGGTTACTCATTCTCATGACGGCATTGTCCGTGACCGAACCAAGCGAGTTTTCGATTTTTCCAAGTTTACTACTCATTACCACCTTATTTAGGTTAGCGCTGAACGTATCCACAACAAGACAAATTTTATCCAAAGGCCCTGCGATGAACTCAAGTGTGATTGAAGCATTTGGAACATTTGTGGTGGGTGGAGAATCGGGACTTGGGAAGTATGTCGTAGGCCTTATTATCTTTATCATCCTTACCATCGTACAGGTATTAGTGATCACGAAAGGTGCGACGAGGATCTCGGAAGTTGCTGCCAGGTTCACACTCGATGGATTACCACAAAAACAAATGTCGATAGATATGGAATTGAATAGTGGTGCAATTACAGAAGCAGAGGCAAAAGTAAAACGTAAAAAAGTCCAAAGAGAAGTAGATTTTTATGGGGCCATGGATGGAGCTTCGAAATTCGTTCAAGGTGATGTTCGTGCAGGTTTAATCATTACCGCGATTAACTTACTTGGTGGGATTCTGATTGGATCTACGATTCGTGGAGAATCATTTCTCGCATCCATTGAAACCTATGGAAAATTTACGATTGGAGATGGACTTGTTTCGCAAATTCCAGGTCTTCTTTCTACAACTGCTACTGGTATCATTGTCACTCGTTCCAGTTCAGAAAAGAAGCTAACCGTAGAGATCAAAGACCAACTTTTTGGGAATGCCAAAACTTTGTATGTGGTTTCGGGGGCACTTGGTCTTTCTAGTTTGATTCCGGGACTTCCATTTTTTTCCCTTTTGTTTTTAGCAGGTGCCATTGGGTATTTGGGATATTCCATCGAACAAGTGGCAAAAGAAGAAATCAAAAAAATTGAAAACGTTGCGCAAGAAAAGGTCCAAGAGAAAAAACCAGAAAACTACATCAAAGAAATTTCTGTGGAAGCCATTCAAGTGGAACTAGGTCGCGATTTACTTCCGTTAGTGGATGCATCTTCTGGTGGGCATCTACTTGAGCAGATTGCCAATACTCGTAAAAAATTCGCTATCGATTTTGGTCTCGTGATCCCTGCGATTCGAATCATAGACAATCTAGAAATCCCTCACGATAATTATAGCATTCGCATCAATGGTGTTGTTGTTGGGCAATCAGCAGTGAGAGCTGATCGTTTGATGGCAATGAACAATACCGCACGTAACTTGGATCCAATCGTAGGAGAACCATTCACGGAGCCGGCATTTGGTTTGAAGGCAACTTGGATTGATCCAAATGATAAAATTGAGGTGGAGAATAAAGGTTATTCGGTTGTGGATCCATCAACGGTTATCATCACTCATCTAAAAGAGTTAATTTCAAATTACGCTTCACAACTTTTAGGAAGAGAAGAAGTAAAAGCACTTCTAGAACACTTACGACAAACCCATCCCACTCTTGTGGGAGAATTGGATTATGACAAACAAGGAAGACTGGGGATCATCCAACAAACCTTGCAAAACCTTCTGGCAGAGGGACTATCCATTAAAAACCTTCCGAAAATTATGGATGCGATTGCGAACCATCTCCCAAGGACAAACAATCCTTTTGATTTGGCTGAACATGTAAGGCAAGCTTTATCGCGCCAAATCATCAATGATTTTCTTTCTCCAGATGGAAAGTTACATGTGGTTACAATTGACCCAAGGATCATTGATCGTATGAACAAAAGTATCACACTGGATGAAACTGATGGTAGTAAACTCATCATCCTTCCACATGATGTTCGTGTGAGGATTTTAGAATCTGTTTACAATGAATTACAAAAGGCATTGGATGAAAATAGGTTCCTGATTTTTGTAGTTTCTAGGTATCTCAGACAAGCATTCGCATTCTTTTTGACAAAGGAACTACCCCCCAGGAACTTTGCAGTAATTGCTTCTGAAGAAATTCATAGAGGGGTTCCGACAGAAATTGCTTCGGTTTTAAGCCTTCCATCCCGAGAGGAACACCCACAAGAAGCATAGGAGAATCTTTTTGCCTAGTCTTGTCCCATCGCACCGCATTTCTGTTGCTCCGATGATGGACTGGACCGACAGACATTTCCGCTTTTTGATGAGGCTTATCTCCAAACAGACCTTACTCTATACGGAGATGGTAACTACAGGTGCCATCCTCCGTGGGAAAGACAACCACAGATACTTAGATTTTTCAAAAGAAGAACATCCCGTTGTGCTTCAGTTAGGTGGTGATTCGCCAGTATCCCTGGCAGAATGTGCCAAAATTGGCGAAGATTATGGATATGACGAAATCAATCTGAATGTCGGTTGTCCCTCGGATCGAGTACAAAGTGGAAGTTTTGGGGCATGCCTCATGAAAGATCCAGACCTTGTGGCAGAAATGGTTTTTGCTTGTAAGGGAAAGGTTAAAGTTCCTGTAACCGTCAAACATCGGATTGGTGTGAATGGAAAAGAAAGTTACGAGGACCTGCATCATTTTGTTTCTAAGATTAATGCCGCTGGTGTGGATCATAGTATTGTTCATGCAAGGATTGCTATTTTAGAAGGACTTTCTCCCAAAGAAAACCGAACGGTTCCTCCCCTTCGTTATGAAGATGTTTACCGATTAAAAACAGATTTCCCTGATTTACCCATCACCATCAACGGGGGAATTAAGACGCATTCTGAAATTAAAGAGCACCTAATGAAAGTAGATGGAGTGATGATTGGGCGTGCTGCTTATGATAATCCGTATATGTTTTATGAAGTAGACCAATTGTATTATGGATCTAAGGAAAATCCTCCGTCTAGAGAAGATGTTCTTCGGGAACTCATTCCTTATATTCGGTCATCTCTTGCGAGAGATGGAAAAGTACATCATATTTTACGCCATATTTTGGGACTTTATTTTGGAGAAAGGGGAGCTCGTGAGTATCGAAAATTTCTCACAGACCGGATGCACCTATCGGGAGCTAATGAATCCATCCTAGAGGATTATCTGAAGCGTTAAGGATCTGAAGGGCGTAAGGTCAGCTTTTCGTCTAACGACGAGAAGCTGACGGGAGCGAAAGCGCACCCCGGAGGAGCCTGACCCTTGGAAAATGAAAGTTTCGGATACAAATGGATTGGGGAACGCCCAATGAAAAGGAAAAGAAGTCAATCGAATTATTTAAAATTGGAAGGTATAGATTAACTTGGATTAGACGGCTTGTGTGTAGAGTTTGTTCAAAAAATTCTGGATTTGCCTGAAAAACACGGAGAAAACTCATCCAAAATCTATTAAAATCAAATGAGTTGACAGGGCGGTTTCTCTTCCCAGCCTGGTTAAATTGAGAGGGAATACCATGACCAAGCCACTCACCGTACAAAGTGACAAAACAATGCTTCTAGAGGTGGATAACCCAGAATTTGAAGCCTGTCGGGACCTCGTTTCCAAGTTTGCTGAGCTCGAAAAAAGCCCAGAGTATATGCATACGTATCGCATTTCTCCACTTTCTTTGTGGAATGCTGCATCCATTAAAATGACGGCAGATGAGATCATTGAAGGTTTAACTAAGTTTGCTCGTTATTCCGTTCCTAAAAACGTGATGAATGAAGTGAGAGAACAAATCTCTCGTTATGGAAAAGTAAAACTAGTGAAAGAAGAATCCGGGGAATTGTATATCATTTCCAACGAAAAAGGATTCATTACTGAAATTGCAAACAACCGTGCCGTTCAACCTTTTGTGGATGGAATGGAAGGTGATAAAATTCGTATCAAAAAAGAATATCGTGGTCACATCAAACAAGCGTTAATCAAAATTGGCTTTCCTGTGGAAGACCTTGCTGGTTATGATGAAGGTAATAAATACCCGTTTAACTTACGTCCTACAACAAAAGGTGGAATTAAGTTTGGAATGCGTGACTACCAAAGAGCTTCGGTTGAGGCTTTTCATGCTGGTGGGCGTAACGAAGGGGGATCTGGGGTTGTAGTCCTTCCTTGTGGTGCGGGAAAAACCATCGTGGGGATGGGAGTGATGCAGATTGTCGGTGCGGAAACTCTGATTCTTGTAACGAACACTTTGTCCATCCGTCAGTGGAGAAATGAAATTTTAGACAAAACCGATATCCCTGAATCAGACATTGGGGAGTATTCGGGTGAACTCAAAGAAATTAAACCCATCACGATTGCAACGTATAATATCTTAACTCATAGAAAGAAAAAAGGTGGCGACTTCACACACTTTCATATCTTCAGTGCAAACAACTGGGGACTGATTGTTTACGATGAGGTTCACTTATTGCCGGCTCCTGTGTTTCGTATGACGTCAGAACTCCAAGCCAAACGTAGGTTAGGTCTTACTGCGACTCTTGTAAGGGAAGATGGACTGGAAGAAGATGTATTCTCACTGATCGGACCTAAAAAATACGATGTGCCTTGGAAGGAACTCGAAGCAAAGTCTTGGATTGCCGAAGCCAATTGTGTGGAGATTCGTGTACCTATGGAAGATGACCTTCGTATGAAGTATTCTGTGGCAGATGACCGTGAGAAGTTCCGATTGGCATCAGAAAACCCGGAAAAACTTCGTGCGATTAGCTATATCTTAAAAAAACATTCCACTAACAATATTTTGGTGATTGGGCAGTATATCAATCAGTTGGAAGAAATTTCAAATACTTTCAAAATCCCTTTGATTACGGGAAAAACTCCACTGCCTGAAAGACAAGAACTTTACCAAGCGTTTCGTTCTGGTCAAATCAAACAACTTGTGGTGTCTAAGGTGGCGAACTTCTCTATCGACTTACCAGATGCAAACATTGCCATCCAGGTATCGGGTACCTTTGGTTCGAGACAAGAAGAGGCACAGCGTTTAGGTCGAATCCTTCGTCCTAAATCCCAAGACAACACGGCAATTTTTTACTCGTTGATTTCGCGTGATACCAACGAAGAAAGATTTGGGCAAAACAGGCAACTCTTCCTCACCGAACAAGGGTATGAATACGAAATTTATACTTTGGATCAGTTTAAAGAAACTGTTCCGGAAGAATCACTCACTAAATAGAGGAAAAAATGAAACTTGTAGCAAAACGACTGGATGTCGTAGAACCTTCTCCCACTCTCGCAATCACTGCCAAAGCCAATCAGTTGAAAGCGAGTGGACTTGATGTTGTTGGATTTGGAGCAGGGGAACCTGACTTTGATACACCGACACATATCAAAGAAGCTGCCAAAAAAGCAATGGACCAAGGGAAAACCAAATACACTCCTGTGAGTGGAACTGTTTCTTTGAAAGAAGCCATCATTAAAAAGTTCGAAACTGAAAACGGTTTAAAATACGAAAAGAACCAAATCATTGTAGGAACAGGTGGGAAACAGGTTCTCTACAATTTTTTTATGGCAACTCTCAATCCTGGAGATGAGGTGATCATTCCTGCACCGTATTGGGTAAGTTATGCGGACATCGTTCGTTTAGCGGAAGGAACTCCGGTGATTGTTTCAACGGATATTTCCAGTGGATTTAAAATCACCGCAGCTCAATTGGAAAAAGCCATCACTCCCAAAACAAAGGTATTTATTTTTAATTCACCATCCAACCCTACTGGAGCGGCTTACACTCGTTCGGATGTCGAAGCACTTGTAAAGGTATTGGAGCCAAAAGATATCATTACTGTTTCGGATGATATTTATGAAAAAATCATCTATGATGGCTTGGAATTTGTAAATCCAGCGATGATCTCCGAGAAGATGAAGGAAAAAACCTTTGTGATCAATGGTGTGTCCAAAGCTTATTCCATGACGGGTTGGAGGATTGGATACGGAGCAGGAAACGCAGAGATTGTGAAAAATATGGATACCATGCAAGGCCAATCCACAAGCAATGCATCTTCCATTTCCCAAGCAGCTGCAGAGGCCGCTCTCACTGGTGACCAAACTCCTGTGAATGATATGTTAAAAGCATTTGACAAACGTCGTAAACTCATTGTGGGTCTCTTACGTGAGATTCCAGGTGTAGAATGCCGGATGCCAGAAGGAGCATTTTATGCTTTCCCTTACATGACGGGTGTGTACGAAACTCCAGGGTTCAAACGACTTCTCGCAGAGAAAAAAGAAACTTCTTATTCCAAACTTTTTTGTGATGTTCTTCTTGATAAATACAATGTGGCAGCAGTGCCAGGGATTGCATTTGGAGATGACAAAGCTATTCGTTTGTCCTATGCGTTAGGTGATAAAGACATCGAAAAAGGTGTCTCTCGCATCAAACAAATGGTAGAGGATTTACAAAAATAAAATGATATTTGTCCCTTTACAGAAAATTTTTTGTAGAGGGATGGTCTTTTCTCAGTCATTGGTATATTTACGATCGAGGGTTCTCTTTCGCAATGGATTGGATTTTTTTACCTCATTCATTGCAGTTTTGATCTTAGTCTCTACCTTGTCCGCTTCACTCAGTTCTCTTCCGACCATACAAAATAAATCCAAACAAACAAAACCATCTGAACTCATAAAACGAGATTCCACCTCGCAGATTGTCATTCCGGTGATAGGACTCAATTTGCATTTGTTTGCCGATCAGAAAAGCGATGTATTACGAAAACTAAAATTTGGGGAACCTGTATCTTTTGACAAGGATTCGCTTGAAAGCCCAAAAGAAGATTGGATTCCAGTGAAGTTAGAAGATGGTCTTTCCGGGTTCATCAAACGTTCTGTTGTTCGTTCGGTTCCTCCAAAACTGTATTTGTCGACTTTGTTATTTGAAGCAGAACGAATGATTCTTTCCAATCAAATTGATTTTGCAGCCAAACAAGAGATTACAGATACTATTTTTGCAATTTCTTCTACGGGAAAATTTACTGGTGATGATTTTATTTTTATCCGAGCCAAAGCTGGATTTTTCTTAAAAAAAACAGTCGATTTGATGAATACAAAGGGAATCAAACCTGATAATGATCCAGGTACTTTGGAATTTTTAAAACGCCACCAAACCCGGCTATTGTATGATTACAATTCTGGAAAATACTATGTAGATTCAAATTATTTTTGGAAACTACTGGAAGCCTATCCAAAAACGAAACACTCGGATTACGCAGGTTACCTGGCAACAGAAAGTATGCCGAATGCAGATTGTAATGTGGATTTGAAATGTCGTTTGGAAGAAATGAGAAAGGGAAAACTTCGTTATATTTATTTATTCCCCACAGGCAATTATATCAATTTATATACCAAAGATTTAGTATACAATTTACAATCGATGACAAAAGATCCAGATTCCATTCCTTGTTTCGCCCCAGTAGGGGAAGGGATTAAGTCTGAAATCAATCAGATGATTCGATATGCTTCTGAGATTGGCCCGAGAGAAAAAAAACAAATCCTCCCTCATTTACAAATTCTAAAGAAAGAATGTTTTCGTTAGCAATCATCTGAGATGCAGTAGAGGTTTTTGTGAAATTAAGTTACAAACTGTATCCATTTCAGGCAAGTTCAGAAAATCAAAAATCTGTAGGTAATATTGTCATCTTACATGGATTATTTGGCTCATCAAAAAACTGGGTAACCGTGGCAAAGTTTTTATCAAATTTTGGTTCCGTATATACTGTTGACCAAAGAAACCATGGAGACTCTCCTCATGCAGATGAACACTCCATTCGGTTAATGTCAGAGGATATGGAAGAATTCCTTTTGGACCATCAAATTAAAAATCCGATTTTACTTGGTCACTCTATGGGTGGGCTTGTGGCAATGTATTTTGATTTTATGCATCCTGGTTTTTTGGATGCCTTGATTGTGCAAGACATTGCGCCTAGATCCTATCCTTTCGCTTACGATCAGGAAATCCAGTCTATGTCTTTTCCCCTTCAAGGATTTACTTCCCGAACTCAAATAGATATGGAGATGGCAAAGTTTTTACCGGATACGTTTATCCGCCAATTTTTACAAATGAGTTTGGAACGATTAGATTCTGGTGAGTATCGTTGGAAATTAAATGTATCGGGGTTGAATGCAGCAAGGCGAATCTTCGATCATCCTTTTCCTGAAAAAATATCCTCTGATACAAACGCCTTTTTTATTCTGGGAGCAGCTTCTACTTACATTACGGATTCGGATAAAATCTTGATTCAGGAAACTTTTTCCCATTTAACAATGAAAAGTATTTTGGGAGGTGGCCATTATATTCATTATACCCACCAAGCAGAGTATTTGGAAATTTTGAAGAATTGGTTTCAATCTAAAATCACCAACCTCTGAAACAATAGTATTGTTGCAGAAGCTGGATTTTAAATTTTTAGAGGAAGTTTTTTGGTCAAATCAGGAAAGGTTTTAATCTTCCAGTAAGGACCTCAACATCCATGCTGTTTTTTCGTGAATGTCCAAACGTTGTGTGAGTAAATCTAATGTTGCTTGGTCGTTTCCTTTTTCAGCTGGTGCGTATGCTGCCCGTGCTGTTCTAATGACTGCTTCATTTCCTTCGACTAAATGTTTAATCATATCTTGGGCTTTGGGAACTTCTTTGTCTTCTGCGATGCTCGAATATTTTGCAAATTCCCAACCACCCATTGGTGCGTAGTATCCAAGAGATCTAATTCTTTCTGCAATGGGATCAATTGCATTCCAAAGTTCTGTATACTGTGTCATAAACAGAATGTGCAAAGTTTGAAACATTGGCCCAGTTACATTCCAATGGTAACTATGAGTCTTTTGATACAAAGTGTACGTATCCGCTAAAAGTTTTTTTAAAGATTCAGAGATCGCACTTCTTTCTTCTTCTGGGATTCCAATATTAATTTTCATTATTTATCCTTTTGGTTTGATATAAATTATTTTTTTAGTTCTGAAACAATCCGTTCTACCAGGCTCTCTGCAACAAAGTCATATTGGCTAGTGGTTAACAGAATGTCCTCACGACTCCAAATGAGTCCAAGCCCTAGACTATATTGGATTAACTTTCCTAGAGTCCAATCAGCTCCTGGTTTTTTACGAGCGTTGACAATGACTTGCCCTGATTCAATATGAACAATTTTGAGGGAAACTGTATCCACCAAATTGGGAATGAGTTTTCCTTTTTCATCATATTTTTTGAGTGCAGATCCTCTGCCGAAAACCAGTGCGTCCACTCCAAGCACTTTTCCTAATCGAACGGCTGTTTGTGTATCAATGATTCCGGTTTTCGAAAAACTTTGTTCGTTTACCACTTTGGAGAGTTGTTCTCTTTCGATCACTTTGATAGGGAGTAGTTTTGCGATTTGTAAGGAGACTGCGTCGGTAAATTCATCTCCCCATTTTGCCTCTTCAATATCAAAAAGTAAAACGGCTACTTTTGAAATTCCTAAATCCGTTTTTCCCGATTCTGGGTATTGGACGGCAGCATCCATGGTGCGACAATTTGTAAACGATAGGCTGAGGAGGAGGGACAAACACGCTAAATATAGTTTCATAGATTTCCTTAAGAAATGATAGAGGGATTGCAAACCGGCAATTCTTTTTCGCTTCAAAATCAGGCATTTTGAAAAATTCGCTTTTCCAATTGTGGTCTTTACTAGATTTTTCCAACTAGGCCCTTTCATGAAAAAGATTCTCAGTACATTTATCATTGTTTTCACCTTTTTTTTGCTAGGTGCAGGTTATTACTTTTCATCGTCCATAGTCTCCTTTCCCGTCACAACCTTAGAAGAAGATAAGACGAAATTAAAGATCAATTCCATTTCTGATTTTGGACTTCCCGAACCAGAATCAATTCGATTTCAAAATGGGAATCTTCGTCTGCGAGGATGGTATTTTAAAAATCCTAAAAAGAAAAAATGTGGTGTTGTTTTACTCCATGGACATTCAAGAACCCGTTTTGGTGTTTTGAAATACGCTCCCTTGTTTTGGAAACGAGGTTGCAGTTTGTTTCTCTATGATGCTCGTCACCATGGTGAAAGTGCTGGAGAATACGGAACGTACGGATTTTATGAAAAAATTGATTTGGAGAGAGCCATTGAATTCTTTTCCGAGATTAGCACAGTTCCAGAAGAGCAGATTGGGATTTTTGGGGCTTCGTTTGGTGCAGCGACTGCATTACAATATGCAGAAGGCAGAAATGATTTTGCCTTTGTGATTGCGGATTCACCTTTTATGGATATGCGTTCGATCGTAGAAAAAAGAGCTGTGGATTTGTATAGCCCACTTGTTTTGTTTCTTTCTCCTATTGCCCTTTCTCTAGCAGAACTGCAGGCTGATTTTTTAGTGGATGAAGTCTCTCCTAAAAAAGCAGCTAAGACTATTTCTGTGCCTGTACTTTTGATTCATTCCAAAACAGATGAGATTACACCAGTTTCTCACTCGGAAGAAATTTTTAATAATTTAAAATCGAATCGCAAAC contains the following coding sequences:
- the fliQ gene encoding flagellar biosynthesis protein FliQ, with translation MTEVDVVNLMREAFIVTLKISSPILITALVVGLIVGILQTTTSIQEPTIAFVPKLVSIFAVIVFFSAWMVRVMTDYTREIFFMIEKI
- the fliR gene encoding flagellar biosynthetic protein FliR; amino-acid sequence: MESFVLHFQSFLFVLVRLLGLFLVAPFFSSESINFSLRMIFSFMVSLIVYPVVATYMPPVPGHMINFGILILSELLVGVFIGFLVSLVFAAFQMAGEFFNNQIGFGYTEILDPVTQNSLPAIGTMKNLMATALFLVIGAHRFLIETLAYSFEKIRIIAFTGKVNAGLYKLMEEAIGAMFVVSFKIALPVMGILFLVSLAEGLMGKAAQQMNVMSMSFPLKVFIGTLTLIATLTFIATQMVQGIQISMDKANLLIREWPNL
- a CDS encoding EscU/YscU/HrcU family type III secretion system export apparatus switch protein → MKGKLKFFFAKITAWIEAVTKPLFGGIRFLSFGLAEDLQTDLFSKDLRFTTGYYAIELQLFAAADEGRTEPPSERRRREEKEKGNVPKSNEVASTLVLLGGTGVLFILGDTFIRNTAIFIKKYLPMGMKLDRFGAEEFRVILAGVSRDFFNLLWPILAITLVFAIVGNVVQVGFMFSPRALSFRFDRIAPNFKRVLPNRQTLFNLVKSLAKVVLIGVISYVLISGDFLKVLLTGNMGMMQAITLITYSGFKIMMAAGLLLLGIAVADFFFQKSEFEESLKQTPSEAKREMKEDSGDPVMKNRRMQLARDMMQGNMLREVPKADVVITNPTHYSVALSYEMGRDSAPRVIAKGENRLALEIRRIARENDVPIIESPKQARLLYAQVEVGEEIPQEFFQAVVQILITLEKFKKKVGMA
- a CDS encoding flagellar biosynthesis protein FlhA encodes the protein MNFRDILKQSDVVLGVGTLLILGMLIVPLPGFVLDILIVVSIGLGLLILMTALSVTEPSEFSIFPSLLLITTLFRLALNVSTTRQILSKGPAMNSSVIEAFGTFVVGGESGLGKYVVGLIIFIILTIVQVLVITKGATRISEVAARFTLDGLPQKQMSIDMELNSGAITEAEAKVKRKKVQREVDFYGAMDGASKFVQGDVRAGLIITAINLLGGILIGSTIRGESFLASIETYGKFTIGDGLVSQIPGLLSTTATGIIVTRSSSEKKLTVEIKDQLFGNAKTLYVVSGALGLSSLIPGLPFFSLLFLAGAIGYLGYSIEQVAKEEIKKIENVAQEKVQEKKPENYIKEISVEAIQVELGRDLLPLVDASSGGHLLEQIANTRKKFAIDFGLVIPAIRIIDNLEIPHDNYSIRINGVVVGQSAVRADRLMAMNNTARNLDPIVGEPFTEPAFGLKATWIDPNDKIEVENKGYSVVDPSTVIITHLKELISNYASQLLGREEVKALLEHLRQTHPTLVGELDYDKQGRLGIIQQTLQNLLAEGLSIKNLPKIMDAIANHLPRTNNPFDLAEHVRQALSRQIINDFLSPDGKLHVVTIDPRIIDRMNKSITLDETDGSKLIILPHDVRVRILESVYNELQKALDENRFLIFVVSRYLRQAFAFFLTKELPPRNFAVIASEEIHRGVPTEIASVLSLPSREEHPQEA
- the dusA gene encoding tRNA dihydrouridine(20/20a) synthase DusA translates to MPSLVPSHRISVAPMMDWTDRHFRFLMRLISKQTLLYTEMVTTGAILRGKDNHRYLDFSKEEHPVVLQLGGDSPVSLAECAKIGEDYGYDEINLNVGCPSDRVQSGSFGACLMKDPDLVAEMVFACKGKVKVPVTVKHRIGVNGKESYEDLHHFVSKINAAGVDHSIVHARIAILEGLSPKENRTVPPLRYEDVYRLKTDFPDLPITINGGIKTHSEIKEHLMKVDGVMIGRAAYDNPYMFYEVDQLYYGSKENPPSREDVLRELIPYIRSSLARDGKVHHILRHILGLYFGERGAREYRKFLTDRMHLSGANESILEDYLKR
- a CDS encoding DNA repair helicase XPB — encoded protein: MTKPLTVQSDKTMLLEVDNPEFEACRDLVSKFAELEKSPEYMHTYRISPLSLWNAASIKMTADEIIEGLTKFARYSVPKNVMNEVREQISRYGKVKLVKEESGELYIISNEKGFITEIANNRAVQPFVDGMEGDKIRIKKEYRGHIKQALIKIGFPVEDLAGYDEGNKYPFNLRPTTKGGIKFGMRDYQRASVEAFHAGGRNEGGSGVVVLPCGAGKTIVGMGVMQIVGAETLILVTNTLSIRQWRNEILDKTDIPESDIGEYSGELKEIKPITIATYNILTHRKKKGGDFTHFHIFSANNWGLIVYDEVHLLPAPVFRMTSELQAKRRLGLTATLVREDGLEEDVFSLIGPKKYDVPWKELEAKSWIAEANCVEIRVPMEDDLRMKYSVADDREKFRLASENPEKLRAISYILKKHSTNNILVIGQYINQLEEISNTFKIPLITGKTPLPERQELYQAFRSGQIKQLVVSKVANFSIDLPDANIAIQVSGTFGSRQEEAQRLGRILRPKSQDNTAIFYSLISRDTNEERFGQNRQLFLTEQGYEYEIYTLDQFKETVPEESLTK